The window TATTGCAGTAGGCACACCGCCGCTCCCCACGGGTGAAAGCGATACCCGCTATGTTGAAGCTGTTGCCCGGGGTATTGGGGCTCACTTGAACGGTGGCTATAAGGTAATTGTCAATAAATCTACGGTCCCCATCGGCTCTGGTGACTGGGTACGTATGATTGTGATGGATGGTGTAACCGAGCGCAAAAAGTCCCTTGTGGGTGCGGGGGCACCTACGGTTGAATCTGAGGAAATCTCGGCAGACTTTGATGTCGTTAGCAATCCAGAGTTTCTGCGGGAAGGCTCAGCCGTTTATGACACCTTCAATCCCGATCGGATCGTCCTCGGGAGCAATAGCCCAAAGGCTATTCAGCAAATGGAAGCGTTATATGCTCCTCTAGTAGAGCGTAAATTTGCTGAGGATCCGTCCTTACCGCCAGTGCCTGTGGTCGTGACTGATCTCAGCTCTGCCGAAATGGTGAAGTATGCCTCGAACGCTTTTCTAGCAACCAAGATTAGCTTCATTAATGAAGTGGCGAATATCTGCGATCGCGTCGGGGCAGATGTCACCCAAGTGGCGTTAGGCATTGGCCTAGACTCTCGCATTGGTAGCAAATTCCTACAGGCTGGCATTGGTTGGGGTGGCTCTTGCTTCCCCAAAGATGTGCTGGCTCTGCTGCACACCGCTGATGACTACGGCTATGAAGCCGAGCTACTGAAAGCGACTGTGAGTGTTAACAAGCACCAGCGTCTGATTGCCCTTGAGAAGCTGCAGAAAGAGCTGAAGATTCTGAAAGGGAAAACTATCGGTCTGCTGGGGTTAACCTTTAAACCCGATACCGATGATATGCGGGATGCGCCGGCTTTGATTTTGATTGAGCAACTAAACCGATTAGGGGCAAAAGTCAAAGCTTACGATCCAATTGTGTCGCAAAGCGGGCTACGAGATGGTCTTTCAGGGGTCATTGTTGAAACTGATCCCGAGCGACTAGCAGATAGCTGTGATGCCCTAGTCTTAGTAACGGATTGGCAGCAATTTAAGTCTCTTGACTATGCCAAGATGGCTGCTCTCATGAACACGCCTGTATTAATTGATGGACGGAATTTCCTTGATCAAGCTCAAATGGAGGAAATGGGCTTCCGGTACTTAGGGATTGGTCGCTAGAGACTAACCATCTGCACAGCGGCTTTGACTGTGGGGAGAGTGCAGACTTTCCTCACAGTCTGCCTTTAAAGGAGCAGAGTCAGCCAGTTTTGCTGATGGCGAAGGACCTGTGAGTAGAAGGAGCGCACCGAGGCAAAGTAGAGCAGTCAGGAAACAGTTAAAGTTCATGATGGCAGAGGCTTGCTTGCTTGCTCATCATGACACCGGGCATGACCGTACTCCGTGAGGAATATCCTGATGCAACGGTGATATCATCGACATTTTTGTTTGACGATGATCACGCAGGGACAAACGATTTGACTTCAGCACTGACCCTGCTCGATGAAGCCATTTAGCCCCATGAAGCCCATTTATCAGTCTGGAGTTCCTTAATTAACGAAACGGACACGTGGGGCTGGAGCTACCTGAAACCCCTTACCGAAGCCGTTGCGTGATATCCGGAGCGTCATTAAACGGCAGAATATCTGAGACCACCTCAACTTCAATCAACTGGCCAGGTTGAATAATCACAACCCTGGGATTACCCGCCATCGTAGTGGCTGCCCCCATAGCCGCTCCACCGATCAGGCCAACCCCTGAAAAACCAGACAGCACAGTTAATGCCACTGCACCAATACTAGTGTTGGTAAGCAGATTGCTGCCATCGGGTTGAGAGGAGCCGAGGAGCCAATCTGACTCCGCTAAGAGCGGATGGCGATCGCTGCCTTCCATAAAAGCCTGGGTCACAAATCGACGACCACTGTCGTCAAACCCTTCAAATCGACCAACAACATGGGTTCCTTTAGGTAGCAATTGCCCATTGGTTTCTGGATGCCAGACATCTTCAGCAACCACCAAGACTTCATACCAAGGCTCCTGCTGTTCTAGCGTGAGGGGTTCGGTGCCAGGATATTGCAACACCAAACGCGTGCCCACTGGAACTGCACTGGCGGCCTGAACATTCGGAGCAACCGCTGCACTATCAAGGGCTTTGGATTGAGGAGGTAACGGTTCACCAAAGGGTATCGTGCCATCACTTTGGGGCAGGGAGGGTGGGGGTGGAATAGTCGGTTGCTCTATTCTGGGGGTTTCCCCCGTCCCAGCTAAGAATGGTGGCTGTGTCACTGGAATCTCTACAGCGGCTTCATCTGGCGCTGCTCCTGGTGGCGACGTCGGAAGCGATGCGATAGAAGGGGGAGCTGATGCAGGAGGCGTTGGAACTGGCAGCCCAGCTTCTGGCAAGGGGGGCGGTGGCGTCGCGTGTGCTGTAGAATCAGGCCCCGTCATAGTAGTCGTGGGAGGCGGCAACTCGTTATCAGCGGGTTGAGGGGTCGGAGGCGTTGACTGAGAGGCACCACGACCATCGGTAGTCGGTGCCTCAATCGGCACTTCTGCAGGCGATGCAGTCACTTCTTCGGGTGGCGGCGTATTCTCTGCAGTCGCGATCGCATCTGGCTGGGGGGGAGGAACTTGATTTGGCGGCAGAGCAGACCCTGAAGAATCGGGCCAAGTCTCTGCCGGTAAGGGTAAGGCTGGCACCTCTATCGTAGAAGCCGCGATCGCAGCGTCTGCAGAGTCAGAATCAGGGGCAGGAGGAGTCGGATTTTCCACGACAGATCCAGCGGCAGGAGGAGTTGTTAGGTCAGGGGCAGGGGGAGCTTCAGGCACTTCTGCTAAGGAGGGAACAGACACCTGAGGAGAAGACGCGCGGGGGCCATCGTTGGATGGCAATTCTGCACCCGATGACTGCGCTACAGGTGCCAGGGGATCAATCGGCAACTGATCTGAGGGAAGCGTTGACAAGTCTTCTGACCCGACCCCAGCCAGTGCCGCAGCATCTGTACGCACCCCTTGCAGGGAGTCTGAGGCATCGGGTAATGCTTGAGCCGCCCCAACGGTAGCCGAGTGAGCAACCTCCGGCAATTCCGGTAATTCAGGCGATGCGGGTGTAGTGGTAACCGCAGGTGGGCCTGATTCTACAGGAGTTTCAGAGGGCGGCGGCAGTGGCGCTGTGGCGGCTTCTGTAGAATCGGGAGCCTCTGGAGAATCAAGCGCATCAGACTCAGAAGAGTCAGAGGGTGATGCGTCACCAGCAACGGGTGTGGAAGGTAGGGGAACAGGGTCTGTTTCAGACGTTTCTGGGGCGGAGTCAACAGGAATGGGCACTGTCTCAGCAGGAAGTTCAGGGGGCCGGGCGGAGGGTTGCGGGTTGGGTTCTGCAGCAATTGGACTCACAGCATCCCCTTCTTGAAGCAAAGGTTGCAAGACCCAGCGAGTGCGGCCATCACCAACATCCGTGGATGTCAGCTCGGCATGGCGAGGATCTAGCAGCGTGTTGCGAGCTAATTCAATGACAACTCTGGAACCACTCTGCAGTTCCGAGATTCTAATGTGGCTGACAGCACCTGTGTATTGTTCTTCTAGCGGAATGGAGCCTAAAGTCGTATCCGGCAATTCGAGGACAATGCGGGCCGGTTCTGCCAACAAAAAGTAACGAGGTGTGATTCCGTCAGGTAGCGTGAGCGTGAGTTGGCGAGTATCAGGCTCAAACGTCCATTCACGCAAAACCGCTGCCCGAGCTGGAGCCACCATCGCGACATTCGTAACCATGCCAGCAATTGCCAGCAGCGATCCGCTCTGCTGCCAGAAACTAGATTTAGATTTTCGACGGTTCCGGGGTTCCATCACTTTCCCCCATGTATTCCCCTTACACACAAAGGATATGCAGAATTTCGCCAAATGCAAGCATAACGTCCGATGACGCTAAATCTAGAGGAGCAGGCTGTTCTCTTTTACCGAACTCAATCGTCAGTATGGAAGATTGATAGGATGAAACCACTAGGATGCAGAAACACAGGAGGAAGACCGATATGGTAATGGTTAGCTCAACCATGTTGGCATTGGGCACACCTGCCCCTGACTTTTCGTTGGCTGATGTGGTTACAGGAAAGCCGATTTCTCTAGAGACTTTTGCCGGTAAATCTGCATTGCTGGTCATGTTTATCTGCCAGCATTGTCCTTTCGTAAAACATGTTCAGGCTGAAATTGCTCGTCTTGGTCAAGACTATGGCCCTAAAAATATGGGGATTGTTGCCATTAGCTCCAACAGCGTAGAGACACACCCCCAGGATGCACCTGAACACCTCAAGGCCATGGCGGAGAAACTGCGGTTCACTTTTCCCTATGGTTATGACGAGTCCCAAGCTGTAGCAAAAGCCTATACTGCTGCCTGCACACCCGATTTTTTCGTGTTTGATGGCGATCGCAAATTGGTCTATCGCGGACAGCTAGATGACAGCCGCCCAGGGAATGATATGCCTGTCACAGGAAAGGACCTCAGAGCAGCCTTAGATGCAGTGCTGGTGGGTCAAGCAGTTGATCCCAATCAGCAGCCTAGTATCGGTTGCAATATCAAGTGGAGCCCAGGTAACGAGCCTGATTATTTTGGGGCGTAACCTTGCCCTAACAGCTATCCCTAGCAACTATATGGAAGATCAATGAAGCCAATAGATTTTGCAGCTCGCCATTGGTCTCTCTCCATTGGTTGCTAGACCGTCAATGTCTATGCTGTCGAGATCGCCTGCTGCCTACCGCCATCCTTTAATCCTGTGTGCCAGCCTGATACAAAATCCGATGAATCTAGGCGCCCTCTGCCGCACAGCCGAGGTGTTTCGTCTCCAAACATTGGTGTTACCCACGTTGCAAATTGCGGAAAATCGAGAGTTTCGTAAGCTTGCAGCCTCTGCCCATGCCTGGCAGCCCTTGGCAGAATGTTCTACGGATCACCTGCCCCAGTGGATGATCCAGCAGCAAGCAAACGGTGTTACCGTTCTGGCTCTTACGCGTCATGCTCGAGCTGTCTCGCTGCCTGAATTTTGCTTTCCTAAACGGTCGGCTCTGATCTTAGGACGTGAACTCACAGGTATTCCAGAAGCGCTGGTGAGTCAGTGCGATGGGGTGTTGGAAATTCCACAGTTTGGGTATGTGGAGTCGTTGAATGTGGCCATGGCAGGGGCGATCGCCGCCTATGCGTACCTCTGCCAGCATGCGAACCACCAGTCCTCATGAAGACTCCATTACGCGTGACTATAGACCTGGACTGAGAAACTCTAATTCTTACGGTTGGGACATTTCACGGACAAATTCGGGCGTTTCCCCAGTCCAGGTATGAAAGGCTCAAAAAAAAGGAACCATTGGATCGTGGGTGGTGAGTCTGACCAGATGCGCAAAAAACGCCAGTTTTATTGCACCGATCGCACCTGACTTTGTTGTGGAGCTACGGTCTAATAGTGATACATTAGCGAGTCTGCAAGAAAAGATGACAGAGTATATTGCCAATGGCGTGCGGTTAGGCGTGTTAATTGACCCCAAGAATTGTCAAGTCCATATCTACCGACCTGATCAAACACCGGAAATTTTAGATCATCCTGAGTCTGTGAATTGCGAACCCGAAATGCCATTATTTCAACTAAAGATGGCGAAGGTCTGGAGAAAGCTTTGATTCTTTGTGGGATAAGGCAGTGGTGAATCTATTCAAAAATCTGCGTGGTGGCGCACTGATGAGTATTGGTTATATGCTGTCTCCCCTCTCGTGGTGGAACGATCTTTTTTTTAACCTGCCGATCGCTTTAGTCTTTGGCTATGGGATAAGTTGGATGAATCCCCACTGGTTTTTCCCTGGAACCATGATTGGTTACTGGCTTTCCAATGTGTTAGGGATGGTCATGATGCAGTTTGGGGCGATCGATCTTTTTCTACCTGAGGATAAACAGAACATTACAAGAGACATCTTGATTGGCTTCGGCAGCGCCACACTGTATACCGTTATTTGTTCTGCCTTAGTTTATTTCCACATATTGGATATCCCTGATTTTCTAACGGATTTACATCCCTGAATCATGCCCCAATTCTCAGCAGTAGGAGATGGACAACTGAATGTCTCTAAACCTGAAATGTCAGCAGATATTTTTCAGAATACGACCCTAGCGATCGCTGAAGACATTAGAAAATCTCTCGCCAACAAAGTATAGGTACGGACAGTTTTTACAGAAATTGAGAAGTTTTGAACCTAGCGTCTGGCCAATACCCATGCCAACGAAACGGTATTTTCTTGCTTAAGAGTCTTCTTACGTCGTGTCTCCCAAACGAGTCCCTTTGAGTTAAATGACAAAGGTCAGAAAGAATCGGCCAGCAAGATTCTTTGCTCCCTTCCCCACAGTACTGCTGTCAAGACTGGTTGGCTAACCATGTAGCCATAAACGGCCTGGGCGATTTTAATCGCTTCCACAAAAATGCAGCATAGGATTGCCTCCTGCGTTCAATCTTCTCCGCCGAGGCCTGTCGCGCCAGCAACGGTTGCAGAAAACATGCCGGAATTTGCGCAACCGCATTCTGCAAAACTGTAGCTGGCAGTTTCGTGACTAATTCATCGTCCCAAATGTCTAAATTGCGTGCTTTGTTCCAAAAGAGATGGCGCTCCATGGCATAGTCTGGCGTGCGGGGAGACTCCTCCAAAACCGCAGGCCATTGGTATTGAAAGGGCAGGGCAGCACCGTGATCAATCACCCACAATTTATTTTGACACCGCATCAGGTTGGGATTTCGAGTCGTGCGATCGACATTCATCGCCAAACTATCCAGCCACAGCACTTGGCAAGCAAAATCCTCATCAATGGCATCAACCTCATCAGCGCGGATGTTTCTCGCTCCGGCTAAGTATTGAAACCCTAAGTTAATCCCCTGGCTGGCCGCTAGCAGATCCATCAACTCATCTTCACAGACTTCACTCTCTAGCGCCGTGTCGATCGCGATCAGCACCCGACTCGGCACCCATAGTCCCAGCGCCTCAGCGATCGCAGCCACCAAAACTTCAGCGACTAAGGCAGAGGTTCCTTGTGCTGCCCCCCGCAGTTTTGTCAAAAAATATCCGGCATCGGTTTCGATGACCACAGGTCGCGAACTTCCCTGGTTATTCACTGCGACGACACGGCGAGCTGAATATAGCGGCATGCCTTGATCCATTAACCAGGAACACATCACGTTGCCCCACAACTATAGCGGTGTGCATTTGGATCAAGTACATCCTAGACCCCAAACCCTATCTCCCAAACTCTAGACCCTGCCTTCACCAAAATGTACTGGATTGAACTAAGTCATAGTTATGTAGCCCCGTGCATTTGGGTTTGCGAAAAACACTTCCCGGCACAATCTTTGCTTGCTACACTCAACGAAAATTAGCCAAATCCATACGTCTGACGATGAGCAAGGGGCAACGGAGAGTCACGATCGTGGGAGGTGGGGCAGCTTCCTTCTTCCTGGGCATTTATCTACGAGAACACTGCCCAGAGGTAGAAATCGAATTACTGGCCTCTGAGAGTGAGGGCAATTTGGGCGGGCATTTAGCCTGCTCTCCAGAAGCTGATTATCTGACCGAGCACGGGTTCCATGCCTTATTTGCCTGTTATCGAGAAGTGCTGCCACTGTTAGAGCGTATTGGAGCCATGGGAAACTTTACCATGGGCCCTAAGCACCTATTTTTGTGGGGCAATCACCAGCTGCATTATGCCCATCCCCATCAGATGCTATTTTCCCCAGCTTTTGATTGGGAACAGCGATGGGAACTCCCGAAGCTCATCGGCTTGCTGTTGAAGCATCAGATGGACGTGTCTCGCGATGGGTTTGACAGCTTAAATCGCTATGATGCCATGGATTTCCGGGAATATCTGCGGCGGGAAGGAATTGCAGAGTGCCTGGTCAACAGCCCACTCGTGCAAATGTACTATGATTTTGGGTTTAACGGGTTCGACCCCATGTCGGCAGCCGTGGGGCTCAAAAATCTGATATTTCTGACTGCCAAGCCTCAACTCTACCAGTTCGAATTTCCGGCCACCCAAGCGCTACTACTTCCCCTCGTTCGCTATTTTCAGCAACAATGCCGAGGGCAAATCCGCTATCACCATCATGTGGATAAAATTCACTGGGGTACGGAAAGCCAGCGCATTACGGCTCTCGATGTACGGGATACGGCCACAGGTAGGTCTTATCGGCATCGTGTAGATATTGTGGTCTTGGCCGTGGGCCTGGAAGCCTTTAAGCATTTGATCTCAGGAATTCCTCACCACGACAGCCTCTGGCCCAATGTGCAAACCCTAGAGGCAGTTCCCAGTATCTCTTTGCAGGCCTGGTTCAAAGAAGATCCTGTGCCGCGCCATATTAATAGCGTCATTGCTGGGCTGCCTGAACCGCTAAGTGTTTTAGCACCGCTCACCCGCTTACGGCGGCACCCCAGTACCACACCGTTACCCTACGAAATCATCGCGGTGGGGCCAGAAAGGGGATTTGAGCACGTTGAGGATGACATCCTGATCGAGTCGTTCTGGCAACGCCTCCGTTACCTGGGCTTTCGGATTCCTCACGCCCCCGAGGAAAAGTATGTTCACTTTCACCGCAATCGCGCGGCCCATGAACGTTACCTGCTGACACGACCGGGTCAATTTAGCGATCGCCCACTTCCGTTAACCCATATTCCCAACTTGTTTTTAGCAGGAGCCTGGCTACAAACCACGTTTTCAATGCCCTCGCTAGAAGCAGCCGCTGAAACGGCAAACGCCTCTGCCCTCGGTATCCAGAAATTAGTGCGGCGGGAAGGCGCGATCGCCCTTTCCTGGGGGATGCCCAAAACCCATCCCCTGGTGACGGCACCCACTTACCACTTGCGAGAAGTGCGGGGAAGATTCTTTGTGGTTCCTTTGCAACGAGACATGGTGCAGCGTGAGTTACCGGCTTGTCTCCAAGAGATTCCAGCCCTGGCAGGCTATGGTCTGCTGACATTGATGGATTATCAACGCGTCTATAGCGAGCAGGATGAACAGGGATTGGAACGGTCTTACCAGGAACTGGTACTGAATGCGTTTGTTGAAGAGCGACACCACCCTGGGCTCGACCACATGGGCTTATATCCCCTCGCGGTGTATCTGAATGATGATGTGGCGCTGGCCGCTGGCCGCGAAGTATATGGATTCCCCAAAAAACTCGCTGAGATTAAGCTAGGGGATCATCATGTGCACATGCGCCGAGCCGGACGATTTCCAAATGAAGGGCCAGGTCCCGTATACCCCATCGAACTGGTACAAGGGGAATGGCAGGGCGCGACAACGGATGCGAGCGATCGCCCATTCTGGGAGCCCTGGCTCAACCAAGCAACTGACCAGGCAGTTCCCAAACTATTCAACCGTTTGCCTGCGCTACCGTTTTATCTCCATCAAGTATTCGTAACCCCCGATGCCAGGCAAACCCCACAACGAACCGTATCGAGGGTGTTGCGAGTACCGGTGCATCATTTACGGGTTCACCGATCTCGTCAACTCAGCCAAGGCTACTTTCGTCTCACACCCTCCAGCGCCGATCCTTTATATCGTTTCGTGCCTAGCCCTAACCTCACGTGGGTGATCGAATCTGGACTCGAGATAGATTTCGAGTTTACCCTCAGCGAGGCAGAAGCCATTGCTCAATATGGCAGCTTGGTTTCCCACCTCCCAACCTCTCCAGTATCTTGGGGGGCTGCAACACCCTCTTCTGCTCAGATAACCCCCTCTGCCGAGTAGCCTTCCATAGTGGTTTGCATGGGGATCAAGAAGCTCTATACCCCAAACCCTATACCCTGCCTTGATCAAGGTGTCCTGAACTCACCTGAACCAAGCTATCCGGTAAGCTGCGCGGCTAAGAGGTGCGTTGACGCTGCCAGCGCCGTCCGGCCCAGCCCAGCAGCACTAATACCGCAATGTAAGGGCTAAATGCCATGAGCCACAATAGGAGCTGCAGCAGCCCTATACTCATAGCCCGCACAGAAGCAGTGGCTGATTGCCAGGTACGGCTCATTGTTTCCCCAACGGGAGAGGTCGTTGGGGCGGGTTGCTGACGACTCACCAGTATCAGAGAAATCGTAGAATAGGCAACCCGAGTTTGCAGCGCTTTCAGTTGCGCATCCGAGCGCTCAATAGCCTCTCTGACTGTACTGAGTTCCCGCGAGACTTCTAGCACATCTGAGATCGAACCTGAGCGCTCCATAATGCCGAGTAACGTTTCCTCGGATTTGCGTAAGTTCCGAACCCGAGCCTGCAAATCGACTAGTTGAGTAGAGACATCTTCAGCCGTAATCGACTGCTCCTGAACCGTTCCCAGCGCTTGTAGCTGCTCCAGCACAGATTCTAAGTTGTCTTGAGGAATCCGTAACTCTAGCGCCACCTGACGAGGGGCACGAGCGTCATTTTCTTGATCTGAGAGCTCTAGCAAATCTCCTTGGGACTGCTTCAAGATATCTGAGATGACTTTCACAGCGGCATCAATATCAGCCAGC is drawn from Leptolyngbya sp. SIO1E4 and contains these coding sequences:
- a CDS encoding FAD-dependent oxidoreductase — encoded protein: MSKGQRRVTIVGGGAASFFLGIYLREHCPEVEIELLASESEGNLGGHLACSPEADYLTEHGFHALFACYREVLPLLERIGAMGNFTMGPKHLFLWGNHQLHYAHPHQMLFSPAFDWEQRWELPKLIGLLLKHQMDVSRDGFDSLNRYDAMDFREYLRREGIAECLVNSPLVQMYYDFGFNGFDPMSAAVGLKNLIFLTAKPQLYQFEFPATQALLLPLVRYFQQQCRGQIRYHHHVDKIHWGTESQRITALDVRDTATGRSYRHRVDIVVLAVGLEAFKHLISGIPHHDSLWPNVQTLEAVPSISLQAWFKEDPVPRHINSVIAGLPEPLSVLAPLTRLRRHPSTTPLPYEIIAVGPERGFEHVEDDILIESFWQRLRYLGFRIPHAPEEKYVHFHRNRAAHERYLLTRPGQFSDRPLPLTHIPNLFLAGAWLQTTFSMPSLEAAAETANASALGIQKLVRREGAIALSWGMPKTHPLVTAPTYHLREVRGRFFVVPLQRDMVQRELPACLQEIPALAGYGLLTLMDYQRVYSEQDEQGLERSYQELVLNAFVEERHHPGLDHMGLYPLAVYLNDDVALAAGREVYGFPKKLAEIKLGDHHVHMRRAGRFPNEGPGPVYPIELVQGEWQGATTDASDRPFWEPWLNQATDQAVPKLFNRLPALPFYLHQVFVTPDARQTPQRTVSRVLRVPVHHLRVHRSRQLSQGYFRLTPSSADPLYRFVPSPNLTWVIESGLEIDFEFTLSEAEAIAQYGSLVSHLPTSPVSWGAATPSSAQITPSAE
- a CDS encoding thioredoxin family protein; the encoded protein is MVMVSSTMLALGTPAPDFSLADVVTGKPISLETFAGKSALLVMFICQHCPFVKHVQAEIARLGQDYGPKNMGIVAISSNSVETHPQDAPEHLKAMAEKLRFTFPYGYDESQAVAKAYTAACTPDFFVFDGDRKLVYRGQLDDSRPGNDMPVTGKDLRAALDAVLVGQAVDPNQQPSIGCNIKWSPGNEPDYFGA
- a CDS encoding RNA methyltransferase, whose amino-acid sequence is MSMLSRSPAAYRHPLILCASLIQNPMNLGALCRTAEVFRLQTLVLPTLQIAENREFRKLAASAHAWQPLAECSTDHLPQWMIQQQANGVTVLALTRHARAVSLPEFCFPKRSALILGRELTGIPEALVSQCDGVLEIPQFGYVESLNVAMAGAIAAYAYLCQHANHQSS
- a CDS encoding UDP-glucose/GDP-mannose dehydrogenase family protein, whose amino-acid sequence is MRVCVIGTGYVGLVTGVCLSHIGHDVVCIDNNEEKVKLMQSGQSPIYEPGLSDLMKSSMEAGRLKFTSDLALGVEHGEILFIAVGTPPLPTGESDTRYVEAVARGIGAHLNGGYKVIVNKSTVPIGSGDWVRMIVMDGVTERKKSLVGAGAPTVESEEISADFDVVSNPEFLREGSAVYDTFNPDRIVLGSNSPKAIQQMEALYAPLVERKFAEDPSLPPVPVVVTDLSSAEMVKYASNAFLATKISFINEVANICDRVGADVTQVALGIGLDSRIGSKFLQAGIGWGGSCFPKDVLALLHTADDYGYEAELLKATVSVNKHQRLIALEKLQKELKILKGKTIGLLGLTFKPDTDDMRDAPALILIEQLNRLGAKVKAYDPIVSQSGLRDGLSGVIVETDPERLADSCDALVLVTDWQQFKSLDYAKMAALMNTPVLIDGRNFLDQAQMEEMGFRYLGIGR
- a CDS encoding DUF4349 domain-containing protein, giving the protein MSIDSHHFRQRVPWLMGLLSTAVLVGCSGAPVETIQGADEAARAPSADIISLTEDETQSQSAPTEAGQRRPQLIKNAFLQIELADIDAAVKVISDILKQSQGDLLELSDQENDARAPRQVALELRIPQDNLESVLEQLQALGTVQEQSITAEDVSTQLVDLQARVRNLRKSEETLLGIMERSGSISDVLEVSRELSTVREAIERSDAQLKALQTRVAYSTISLILVSRQQPAPTTSPVGETMSRTWQSATASVRAMSIGLLQLLLWLMAFSPYIAVLVLLGWAGRRWQRQRTS
- a CDS encoding Uma2 family endonuclease — encoded protein: MGSWVVSLTRCAKNASFIAPIAPDFVVELRSNSDTLASLQEKMTEYIANGVRLGVLIDPKNCQVHIYRPDQTPEILDHPESVNCEPEMPLFQLKMAKVWRKL
- a CDS encoding AMIN domain-containing protein; the protein is MEPRNRRKSKSSFWQQSGSLLAIAGMVTNVAMVAPARAAVLREWTFEPDTRQLTLTLPDGITPRYFLLAEPARIVLELPDTTLGSIPLEEQYTGAVSHIRISELQSGSRVVIELARNTLLDPRHAELTSTDVGDGRTRWVLQPLLQEGDAVSPIAAEPNPQPSARPPELPAETVPIPVDSAPETSETDPVPLPSTPVAGDASPSDSSESDALDSPEAPDSTEAATAPLPPPSETPVESGPPAVTTTPASPELPELPEVAHSATVGAAQALPDASDSLQGVRTDAAALAGVGSEDLSTLPSDQLPIDPLAPVAQSSGAELPSNDGPRASSPQVSVPSLAEVPEAPPAPDLTTPPAAGSVVENPTPPAPDSDSADAAIAASTIEVPALPLPAETWPDSSGSALPPNQVPPPQPDAIATAENTPPPEEVTASPAEVPIEAPTTDGRGASQSTPPTPQPADNELPPPTTTMTGPDSTAHATPPPPLPEAGLPVPTPPASAPPSIASLPTSPPGAAPDEAAVEIPVTQPPFLAGTGETPRIEQPTIPPPPSLPQSDGTIPFGEPLPPQSKALDSAAVAPNVQAASAVPVGTRLVLQYPGTEPLTLEQQEPWYEVLVVAEDVWHPETNGQLLPKGTHVVGRFEGFDDSGRRFVTQAFMEGSDRHPLLAESDWLLGSSQPDGSNLLTNTSIGAVALTVLSGFSGVGLIGGAAMGAATTMAGNPRVVIIQPGQLIEVEVVSDILPFNDAPDITQRLR